CCGAGACCCACTAACGCCGCCCCCTCCGCAGCTCCTCAGAAGAATCTGAGAAGAACCTGCGGAACCTGGCGGAAGACGAGGCTCGAGCCTGCGCCATCCTGATCAAATGAGGCGCTGCAGGTGCGCGGCCCTGGTCTCCCTGGTCCTCACCGCCCGGCCTCCACCCCTCGGCACCGCCCATGCCCACCCCTGCTCCCGCCCTGGTCTTGCACCTGAAGCCCTGGAGACCCCTGGAAGCGGTCCTCCCTGGCCTGCTGCCTGCCAGGGCCGTCCCGGTGGGGGCTTTGGGAGCCCACTTGGACGTGCTTCTCGTAGTTTGCTGTTAGAAATCAGGGCAGGCAGCCCGTCCGTCCACACCTCACGCGGCGGGTGTCTGCAACAAGGCCAGGCCAAACCGCTTAGCGAGGGGAGGCAGCTCGGGGCTCAGGTGGGTTTGGCCAGCCCGTTTTGCAGGTGAGATGACTCAGGCACGTGAGGCTGGGTGCTGCCTGAGGCTGCCTGGCCCTCATGCCGGTCTCAGTGCGGCCCCAGCCCAGATCTGAGGCCCTAGGGCTGCCCGGCCTCTGTgctgcccgccccgccccaagCCTCTCCCTGCACGGACACGGCAGCTCCCTCTTTGTTGCCGGGgtcacccctgccccctccctggccgTGCCCTGGCCTCAGGGATCCAGATGTGGTCAGGGCTCAGGCTGTCGCTGCAGGGCCCTTGCCCCTACCCCGGGGAGGAGACTGAGCCGTGGCACGTGTGGCCAGGTCGCCTGCGCCCTTGGGCCGTCCTGGCCTTCTGCTGATggcttttctcttcctccaccaGGAAGGCCAGAACTGCCAGGCCACCCTCTGCCCTGCTCGGAGCTGGGAGCCAGGACCCGGTCCTGCATGGAGACCTGCCCCTGTGAACCCCAGGCTCCACCGGGATCTGGCCCTCGGGCGTGGGGCCCTGTCCGGAGCCTCGTGGATTCAGACCGGCCCCGCCTGTAGGCGCAGGCTCCCCAGGAAGTCAGGAGCCACAGGGGAAGGCAGCTGGGGCTCGCGGCCCACCGCCTCCCAGGCCGCACGGCCGTCCTTGCTCTCCTTGTGCAAAGAGTATTTTTCTAACACCTGTGTTGGGTGCCACAGTCATTTCTAAAACTATTTTGGTACTTGCTCCCGGGCCAGCACCTGCCCCCCGgcctgtgcacgtgtgtgtgtgtgtgtgtgtgtgtgtgtgtgtgtgtgtgtgtgtgtgtgtgtgagagagagagactgagcgctccactgggccaccaggactGGGGCCGGGACAGAGGTGTGTgtgcgcgggggcggggggggggtcaggAGGGATTTCCCTGTAGATTGTACCCTGGGgcttttttctgtcattttgttaaaattagcgattttaatattaaaaatactgatttttaatattgaaaataaaagcatttactATCTCTTAAAGGACAACCACACTTGCTTTATTCCTGGCAGAAGAGGGGGTGTCGCATGTGAGCTCACGCGGGAGGAAGTCCGCTTGCCTGGACCTCCGGGGGCGCCGACaggcctcccctccctctgcgcggggcgggccggggcgggccTAGGCCGGGGCCTGGCGGAAGGCGCTCCAGGCGTGGAAGCAGCGCCTGAAGGCGTGCTGCTCGTTGCCCTTGCGCACCAGGCGCAGGCGGCGCGGGCGCGCGTGCTCCTTGGAGCGCAGGTGCTGGATGTAcacctggggcggggcggggcgggtgaGCGCGGCGCctcggcccctcccccaggccccccggccccgcccccgctcaCCTggcaggccttcagactcagctTGATCTCCACCTGGCTCGTCTGGGTGCCCACCCACATGTAGACCTGCGGGGACAGCGGGCGAGATGGTCTCCCGGCCCCGGAGCCCCCCTCCGGCCGGCCCGGCTCCCCGGGGGCGGACAGGGCGGGCGGGCTGCCCCTCACCTCCTGGCCGTTGTCTAAGAGCATGATGTCATCGTCGGCCAGGTCATCTTGGCAGAAGTCAGAACACTTCTCAGTCACGGCAAAGTAGCCCTTCTCGTTGGAGCACCTGGGGGTCGGGTCAGGGAGAAGCTGGGGTCACGGcaggagggccaggacgggggcgctgggggcggggcgcggggggggggggcgcggccTCACCGGAAGAGCCGCGTGTGCTGCATGTACTCCGCGTCCTCGTCGTAGGGCCTCTGCGCCCCGATGCCCACCCAGAAGAAGTTCTCAGGCTCCTCGCCCTCGTTGATGACCTGGGGGAGAGGGCGGTCAGCGCGGGGcccgctgcccccgccccccgcccccgtgccACGCCCGCCCCCGCGCCACGCCCGCCGGGCACCTGCTTGCTGTAGGAGGCCTCGAACATGCTGTTCAGGATGTCCTCTGCCAGCTTGGCCTCGTCGGGGTCCGACGCCCGGCCCACCCACGCATACACGATGCCCTGGTTGTCCTCGCTCTCGAAGGGAACCTGCGTGCGCGGGGGCTTAGATCAGCCCTGCCCgcgccccaccctgccccacggTCCCAGCCACACGGGACCCCACCTTGAGGATGAAGCAGAATTCGGAGTTGAGGAGGCCGGAGTCCGTGTTGATCTGGATacacctgggggaggggaggggagggtcagcAAGCAGCCAGGCTGGCCACCGCCTACCGCCCACCGCGCGCTCCCCGCGGCCAGGCACCGGGTGCAGAGGGCGCTGCCGTTGGTGCGGATCTGGTACAGGCTGGGCTGCAGGGCGCCCTGGGCCGCCTTCCTCTTGCCCCGGTGGATGACGAACTTCCTCTTGAAGTGGGACAGGAACTTGGGGTTCTCCTGCTGCTGAGTCATGCGCACCACCTGGGGGCATGGACGCGTCGGGGGCAgctccctgcacccccaccctgcccctccccggcTGAGCCCCAGGACCACCCCCCCAAACTGGGCTCTGGGGGCGTGACCGGCACACCTCCAGCTTTCCCGGGAAGAGGCTCTCAAACTTCTTCTGCAGGCTGAAGGTGAAGGTCAGCCAGCCCATGTTGGAGGCTTCGCGGCCCTGCCAGAAGTACACGATGCACTGGAAGTCCTCCTCGGGCTGCTTCTCCTCGGCCTCGGCCGCCGCCGCGCCTTCCTTGTCCTCGGCCCccgccttctcctcctccttctcctcctcctcatacTCCACGGGGACCCAGTACCTGCGGGGtcagggggtggtgggcagggctgagccCCCGGCACCGCGGagggccgggcgcggggcgcggggggcgcggaCCTGCAGAGGAAGACGTAGCAGTCCTGCGTGTAGAAGTGGCCGAACTCCTCCTCAGGCAGCCGCGCGAACTTCCTGCCCTCGAGCACGAAGCCCTCCATGCCGTCCAGGTCCTCGTTCCACTCCTCCATCAGCTGCTCGGCCTGCGTGCGACCCCGCCCGTCAGGCGCCGTCACGCGGTGGGaccggccccgcccgccccagCCCgcgccccagccccgcgccccaCCTCGGCCAGGGGCATGGGCGGCTGCCGCGGCAGGAAGAGCGCGGTGAGGTCGGCCTTCATCTGATCTTTCTTCTCGGCATCGCGCTTCACCTTCCCCGcgagccctgggccctgcagcacGGCCTCCGCGTTGCGCGTGTAGTCCACGGTCAACACGTCGTCCCAGTTCTTGAACTTGGCCTTGAACACCTGAGAAAACACTGCTAGCGCAggggctggcgggggtggggcctgggcgcGGGGCGGGAGGAGCCTTGAGGGGGGCGCGGGTGACAGGGGTGTGGCCTATGCAGGGGAGTGGGGGCGGCCCCGCGCACCTGCGCCTCCGTGCCCTCCAGGCTGCGGCTGACGGTGGCGTGGCGCGGCCGGTGCAGCATCCCACACAGCTCCTGGCCCAGCTTGAGGGCGGCGGCGCGCACCAGGCGGGGGGACTTGCGGCCGAGCCAGATGAACACATCGGACCAACAGTCCAGGATGTACACGCAGCGCGTGTCCAGCAGGCTCTGCAGCTGCGGGGCCCAGATGCTGGAGGTCAAGGCCAGGGCCAGCCAGCAGGGAGGGACCCCAACCCCGCGCCCTCCTCCCCGCGCCCTCCTCCCGGCGCGTCTCACCAGCCGCATCCCAGGCATGAGCTCCACCTTGGGCCGCTTCTTATGCGCCACAGAGAGCTTGTAGTTGATCTGTGGCAGCTCCAGgtagcccaggcccaggcccacctAGCAGGACCAAGGGGGGGCTTCACCAGGCGGGTCTGGGGAACATGAGCCCCACCCACACCAGCCCCTGGTTCGGGCTGGCCGCTGTGCTCAGGTCCACAGCCTGCTCCTCTCGGGACCGGCTTCGTCCCTCCGCCCCGAGGTCCTTTCCAGAAAACCCTACCCGTGGAAGGGCTGCTAAACGGGGTCCCTGTGGGTTCTCTAACGTGTCCTCTTCCCGCCCACAACACCCCTACTTCCTGTCACCTACAGAATAAAGGCCACGTCCTCAGGCCTGGCACCCACGTGCTTCTTGGCCTCCCTCTCCACTGCCTGGAACCACAGACCCGTGCTCAGGTACTTCCCGCCCAGAAGGTGGCATCCTCTCGCCACCAAAGTCCAGAAGGAGACCACAGCCGCCACAGTGGTGCAAGGCCTGCCCCCGCGGCCTGACCGCTGGTGAAGCTGGGCCAGCCCCGCGCCTCAGCTCACCTTGTACAGCTTGGGCTGGGGTGGCCAGAAGTCATCCGGCACGTGCTTCTTGATCTCGGAGGGTTCCCCGCCCAGCACCTCCCAGAAGTCCGGGGGCTCCTGGCCTGGCACCAGCAGCGAGATCTCTGCCTTCCCTTTTCGCTCATTCTTGTTGATTTTCTCCGCGAAGAGCCTGAGGCCGGGTGCAGCGCTCTAGTGAGACCCACCCCTCCTCCTCGAGGGACAGTCTCCCTTTGCACAAAACACCCGCGGACGTCGGGGCAGAGAGCAGTCCTCTCACCTGGCCTTGGTGGCGCTGCTCAGCGTGGCCTGGGCTCCCCGCCACACGTAGATGTCCAGCCCGCGGTCCAGCAGGAAAACAAACCTGGACAGGACGGGTGGGGAGGGCTGCGGCAGGCCGCGGGCGGTGCCCGAGCCCGTGCCTCTGAGCCCGCTCCAAACCCCGCCGGGCTGGACCTCCGGGCAGGCTCTGCGGGACAAGGGCTGGAAGACCCTTTCGTCTAGAACCCAGCCCTGTCCCCCgcgggggggggaggaggtgCAGGGTGAAGCCCCCACCTCGCGTCACGGGCTCACCTGGGGTCCAGGGAGGTCCCCTTGAGAGGCACGGGCTCCAACTTGATGTTCTTTTTTCCATACACTCGGTACATCCTGGGGCCAGAGCACGCGCGGCTCAGCGGGGGCACCAGGGGCAGAGTCACCCCAACACCCCCTCGCCAGCCTTCCCAGCTGAGCCCAGGTCTGTGCCACGACCCCCCCCCACGCCCTCACCTGGTGACGTAGTGCGTGTCCTCCACGGTGTAGAAGCCGCTGGCTGTCCCACCCTCGATGTAGGAAATGTCGTTCTCAAACACCTGCGTGGAGGGCGGGCCGTTCACTGcgctgtccccccacccccaccaaacaccacctgtcagcagggctggggccGTCCACAGGCGAGCCCTACGCGCGTCCACAGGCGTGAGCACACAGGTGCCAGGAGTCCACGGCCCGCGGACGCGCCTGCCCGTGCGCGGGACACAGCACACCAGGGGCTGGGACCAAGCAGGTTTCCGGGAGAGGACAGACGAGGAGAGAGCGCCCCAGATCCCGTGTGGCGCGGGTGTCCGCAGGCAACCAGCCAGCGGCGGCCCAGCGCCTGCCACCGGGCCAGCCCTCCGGACTCCAGCCCTGCCGCGGGCCCTGCCGCCTTGGTGGCCGGCGGCTGCGCGGCCCGCAGCAGCTCTTCCTCCCAGCTACACCCCCACCAGCCCGGCTTCCAGCTCCCAGACTAGCCTGGCCTCCTCATTAGCTTCGCCTGACCCAGGCCTCGCCCCCGCCCACCCAGCCTCCCAACCGGAGGCCTCCTCACTCCCCTGACCTCACCCCACCCGCCCCCGCTGCCTGCTGTAGATCTGCTGGCtccgcgcccccggccccgccgcaCCTGCAGGAACTCCTCGCTCTCCTCGCCCATCTCCTCGCGCACCGTGCGGCACTCGGCGCCCAGGTAGTTGCGCAGGTTGACGGCGTGGATGGCAGAGCAAGCCTTCTTGTCGAGCGTGGCCTCCCCGCCGATCCAGTAGTAGATCTCCCAGTTCAGAGAACCGCTGTCGTCCAGAAAGGTCTGCAGGCCAGGGCAGCGGCGGGCTCAGTCCCCGCCAGGCTGCAGGTGGCCACGCCCCTGCTgggcgccccccgcccgccccgggagcACAGCTAGAGCGGGAGGCTCTGAGCCCAGAcaggcccccgccccgcccccaccttgaGCACGATGTAGCAGTCAGCCTCGTAGAACCTGCCGTGGAGGGCCTCCTCCACCAGCACAGGCACGAAGTTCTCAATCTGCCAGATGGTCAGGCCAGGCAGCTGGCCCACGTCCTCCGTGAAGAACTCCGAGTAGTCGAGGCGCGGCTTCTCCAGGCCCTGGTCCCAGCGCCGCACCTTGCCCCCAGGGGCTCCAGCATCCACGCTGTCCTGGGGTCACAGGCACAGCGCTGGCTTGACTCCACCTGGGACCCGGCTCAGGGCCCCTCGCGCGCTGGGCCCGGGTCACACAGCCCTGGCCCGGCTCACCTCCTGCTTCTTGTTCTTTTCCTGGGCCACGTCCGACATGCCCTTCAGCACCTGCTTGGCCTGGTCATCCTGGGCCGAGTCCTTGCGCCTCCGCAGCCGCATCTTGCGAGCCAGGGGGTCCTTGGGCCCACTCCCTgctgagggaagggaggggcacACGGCtgaccaccccccgcccctcagGCATCCAGCCAACCAGGGGCCAACCCCACAATACCCATCCGGAGAGCAGGTCCCACCCAATTTACAGATGTGTaagttgaggcccagagagacgcACCCCCGCAGCTCCCAGGCCAGACCTTCCCTTGCTCACCAGCCGCTGCCGCGGCCACCGTGGCAGGGGAGGCACCCGCCAGCCGCAGCTGGTTCTGCAGTGAGAAGTCGATGTTGTACCACTCGGCGGCGCGGTCAGCAGGCTTGGGGGGCATGACCAGGCTGGGGTTCTCCCGCACATCCAGGACCTGCCTCGTGGGGTGAGCAGAGCTGGTGTTGAGCCCGACTTCTCCCTCCCAGCCACCCCAAACCCGCTCCTCACTCTGCAACCACCAGTGCCCAAGGGCCCAGGCTCTCGTCCCGCGGCCACCCCCGTGGGCGTCAGTTGTCCTGCCCGTGGAGTGTGGCTTCACAGGCTGGTCGTGAGGCTGTTGCACGTGACGTGGACACAGGATGCGGGTCACCCCCTCCAGAAGCCCTCTGCCCAGTCTTTTCTGTCCGCACCTGtcctgcctcccccccaccccgcccccccaccctctcATGCTGGCCGCCCACCCGACCTCGATCTCTGTCAGGAAGTGCACGGCCTCGGGGAGGGTCACCAGGCGGTTCTTGTTCAGGACCAGCTTCCTCAGCTTCGTGcacctgtgaggacacagccggGCCTCAGGGGGTGACGGATGGCCTTCCAGGCCTGGGCCGGGGAGGCAGGTAGGGCCAGAGGCACTGAGCAGCCCGGCTAGTTAGAGACCACCTGGTTCGAAGGTGCCAGGAAAAGCAagaggggcgggggcaggcggGCCCAGAGCGTCCTGGCAGCTAAGGGACCGGGAGGTTCTTCCCGTGGCTTCCACAGGGTGGCACCTCCCGAAGCAGCCCTCTGAGAACTCAAGACCCCTGGGTACGAACGAGAGGGCGTGAAAACACAGCTTCTGCCCTCAAATTAGCTCGGAAGCCGCCAGGGTCCCCTGTCCTCAGCGCCAGGGACCCTGCTAGCGGCCACCGCGACCTCAGGAGGGCACGGAAGCAGCTCCGTGTGCCGAGTGCAGGTGGCAGTGGAGCCCTCTGGCCTCGTCCCTGTTGGCGTCCCCCCAAAGGGTGCTCTCGGGACCCCAAACAGGGACCCGCTGGCACAGACCCGGGGTCTTTACACACAAAGCcagctccaccccctccccccaccctgcttgATACACGAGGGCCGCGGAGGCGGGTGCGGGCCAGGCTACGGGGCTGGGGCTTTCTGCACTGGGTCCCTCGCCCAACCTCGACCCAGCACCTGCAGAGGCTCTCGGGGATCAGCTCCAGGTTGTTGTTGGCAGCCATGAACTCCTCCAGGTTGGACAGCTTGCCGATGCCTGATGGCAGCCCGTCGAAGTCCAGCTTGTTGGAGTTGAGGTACAGCCTCTTCAGCTTGGTCAGCTTGCAGATGGCCGACTGGAGGGGCACGGACAGGGCAGGGTCAGGGGCCGGTGCCGGACAGCCTGCAGCCTCCCCACACCTCCCCGCCCGCCGGCCTCCCCGGGCCCCGACGCACGGGCAGTGAGGTCAGCTGGTTGCGGGACAGGTTCAAGGCCTCCAGGTGCACCCACTGGCCGACGCAGAGGGGCAGCTCCGGGATCTGGTTGCCGCTGAGGTTGAGGCGCTGCAGGCGGGGCAGGCTGTGCAGGCACTCGGGCACCCGCGCCAGGTCGTTGCAGGACAGGTCCACGTCTgcgcgcgggggggggggggtgggggtggggtcagcaGGGGCCGCCCCTGCAGGCTCCGGGGCCCGAGGCACGCGGCAACCTCCCAGGCCGCAGGGTCCAGCCCCGTCCTCCGCGGGGACGCGAGGGGCCGCGGGGTCCCCGGGGACCGCCCACCTGCGAGGTGGCTCAGGCCCTCCAGGCTGGTGGGCAGGTTGCTCTGGGTGCGCTGCGT
The DNA window shown above is from Hippopotamus amphibius kiboko isolate mHipAmp2 chromosome 17, mHipAmp2.hap2, whole genome shotgun sequence and carries:
- the FLII gene encoding protein flightless-1 homolog isoform X2; its protein translation is MEATGVLPFVRGVDLSGNDFKGGYFPENVKAMTSLRWLKLNRTGLCYLPEELAALQKLEHLSVSHNHLTTLHGELSSLPSLRAIVARANNLKNSGVPDDIFQLDDLSVLDLSHNQLTECPRELENARNMLVLNLSHNSIDAIPNQLFINLTDLLYLDLSENRLESLPPQMRRLVHLQTLVLNGNPLLHAQLRQLPALTALQTLHLRNTQRTQSNLPTSLEGLSHLADVDLSCNDLARVPECLHSLPRLQRLNLSGNQIPELPLCVGQWVHLEALNLSRNQLTSLPSAICKLTKLKRLYLNSNKLDFDGLPSGIGKLSNLEEFMAANNNLELIPESLCRCTKLRKLVLNKNRLVTLPEAVHFLTEIEVLDVRENPSLVMPPKPADRAAEWYNIDFSLQNQLRLAGASPATVAAAAAGSGPKDPLARKMRLRRRKDSAQDDQAKQVLKGMSDVAQEKNKKQEDSVDAGAPGGKVRRWDQGLEKPRLDYSEFFTEDVGQLPGLTIWQIENFVPVLVEEALHGRFYEADCYIVLKTFLDDSGSLNWEIYYWIGGEATLDKKACSAIHAVNLRNYLGAECRTVREEMGEESEEFLQVFENDISYIEGGTASGFYTVEDTHYVTRMYRVYGKKNIKLEPVPLKGTSLDPRFVFLLDRGLDIYVWRGAQATLSSATKARLFAEKINKNERKGKAEISLLVPGQEPPDFWEVLGGEPSEIKKHVPDDFWPPQPKLYKVGLGLGYLELPQINYKLSVAHKKRPKVELMPGMRLLQSLLDTRCVYILDCWSDVFIWLGRKSPRLVRAAALKLGQELCGMLHRPRHATVSRSLEGTEAQVFKAKFKNWDDVLTVDYTRNAEAVLQGPGLAGKVKRDAEKKDQMKADLTALFLPRQPPMPLAEAEQLMEEWNEDLDGMEGFVLEGRKFARLPEEEFGHFYTQDCYVFLCRYWVPVEYEEEEKEEEKAGAEDKEGAAAAEAEEKQPEEDFQCIVYFWQGREASNMGWLTFTFSLQKKFESLFPGKLEVVRMTQQQENPKFLSHFKRKFVIHRGKRKAAQGALQPSLYQIRTNGSALCTRCIQINTDSGLLNSEFCFILKVPFESEDNQGIVYAWVGRASDPDEAKLAEDILNSMFEASYSKQVINEGEEPENFFWVGIGAQRPYDEDAEYMQHTRLFRCSNEKGYFAVTEKCSDFCQDDLADDDIMLLDNGQEVYMWVGTQTSQVEIKLSLKACQVYIQHLRSKEHARPRRLRLVRKGNEQHAFRRCFHAWSAFRQAPA
- the FLII gene encoding protein flightless-1 homolog isoform X1, with translation MEATGVLPFVRGVDLSGNDFKGGYFPENVKAMTSLRWLKLNRTGLCYLPEELAALQKLEHLSVSHNHLTTLHGELSSLPSLRAIVARANNLKNSGVPDDIFQLDDLSVLDLSHNQLTECPRELENARNMLVLNLSHNSIDAIPNQLFINLTDLLYLDLSENRLESLPPQMRRLVHLQTLVLNGNPLLHAQLRQLPALTALQTLHLRNTQRTQSNLPTSLEGLSHLADVDLSCNDLARVPECLHSLPRLQRLNLSGNQIPELPLCVGQWVHLEALNLSRNQLTSLPSAICKLTKLKRLYLNSNKLDFDGLPSGIGKLSNLEEFMAANNNLELIPESLCRCTKLRKLVLNKNRLVTLPEAVHFLTEIEVLDVRENPSLVMPPKPADRAAEWYNIDFSLQNQLRLAGASPATVAAAAAAGSGPKDPLARKMRLRRRKDSAQDDQAKQVLKGMSDVAQEKNKKQEDSVDAGAPGGKVRRWDQGLEKPRLDYSEFFTEDVGQLPGLTIWQIENFVPVLVEEALHGRFYEADCYIVLKTFLDDSGSLNWEIYYWIGGEATLDKKACSAIHAVNLRNYLGAECRTVREEMGEESEEFLQVFENDISYIEGGTASGFYTVEDTHYVTRMYRVYGKKNIKLEPVPLKGTSLDPRFVFLLDRGLDIYVWRGAQATLSSATKARLFAEKINKNERKGKAEISLLVPGQEPPDFWEVLGGEPSEIKKHVPDDFWPPQPKLYKVGLGLGYLELPQINYKLSVAHKKRPKVELMPGMRLLQSLLDTRCVYILDCWSDVFIWLGRKSPRLVRAAALKLGQELCGMLHRPRHATVSRSLEGTEAQVFKAKFKNWDDVLTVDYTRNAEAVLQGPGLAGKVKRDAEKKDQMKADLTALFLPRQPPMPLAEAEQLMEEWNEDLDGMEGFVLEGRKFARLPEEEFGHFYTQDCYVFLCRYWVPVEYEEEEKEEEKAGAEDKEGAAAAEAEEKQPEEDFQCIVYFWQGREASNMGWLTFTFSLQKKFESLFPGKLEVVRMTQQQENPKFLSHFKRKFVIHRGKRKAAQGALQPSLYQIRTNGSALCTRCIQINTDSGLLNSEFCFILKVPFESEDNQGIVYAWVGRASDPDEAKLAEDILNSMFEASYSKQVINEGEEPENFFWVGIGAQRPYDEDAEYMQHTRLFRCSNEKGYFAVTEKCSDFCQDDLADDDIMLLDNGQEVYMWVGTQTSQVEIKLSLKACQVYIQHLRSKEHARPRRLRLVRKGNEQHAFRRCFHAWSAFRQAPA